The following are encoded in a window of Dioscorea cayenensis subsp. rotundata cultivar TDr96_F1 chromosome 16, TDr96_F1_v2_PseudoChromosome.rev07_lg8_w22 25.fasta, whole genome shotgun sequence genomic DNA:
- the LOC120279108 gene encoding kinesin-like protein KIN-7F isoform X1, whose translation MEDAVSDGGVIGVDVGGGGGKERILVSVRLRPLNEKEIARNDLCDWECINDTSIIFRNSLRERSGFPIAYTFDRVFGGECNSKQVYEEAAREVALSVVSGINSTIFAYGQTSSGKTYTMTGITEYTVVDIFDYMQAHEERAFVLKFSAIEIYNEAVKDLLSNDNTPLRLLDDPERGTIVEKLTEVTLRDWSHLKELLLVCAAQRKIGETLLNEMSSRSHQIIKLTIESSAREFLGKGKSSSLVASVNFVDLAGSERASQALSAGSRLKEGCHINRSLLTLGTVIRKLSKGRHGHVPYRDSKLTRILQPSLGGNARTAIICTMCPARSHLEQSRNTLLFASCAKEVVTNARVNVVMSDKALVKHLQKELARLESELGNPGSASGTSHLEALLRGKDAQIKKMEKEIKELIRQRDLAQSQLKNFLRIAVDDRASRQWDESSQVSTSRVTTSEYDDVVSVSATSGFPYRGLNFGFTKFDKSMGTEDWNELHSLRSGKLSENDAFSPSHSISSSNFIRLIPRRSENNTHEAVDTVEDHCKDVQCIEIAESSTSGRKELGISLNERTESQLSTTPNQEHNATRPLSVDSPAITLEQQLQNVRKRIDDLVRPYHDEMSSVSSTVELSKSQSSALTKSRSCRTSMNSVSSPWFQDAGHTDNNTPPNSFLRNFPGRPDQLQRRHVALNCDIDSETLLGLKEMAQVQYDKQCGNSQIDNGDVEVGGMRKDAGVHPMLDLPESSPSRWPAEFEKKQQEIIELWHECNVSLVHRACFFLLFRGDPADSFYMEVELRRLSFLKNTSQKNLDKTPSQDSLHISQTSSSRKLQREREMLCKQMHKRLSTEERRELYTKWGIALDSKQRKLQVARRLWTETNDIEHVRESASLVAKLIGLLKPEQALREMFGLSFTPQLTNRRLFGWKHGLTSLKQ comes from the exons ATGGAGGATGCGGTGAGTGATGGAGGGGTTATTGGTGTTGATGTTGGTGGTGGCGGTGGGAAAGAGAGGATTTTGGTTTCAGTGAGGTTGAGGCCTTTGAATGAGAAGGAGATTGCTAGGAATGACCTTTGTGACTGGGAGTGCATCAATGATACTTCCATCATTTTCCGAAACAGTTTGCGGGAGCGGTCTGGGTTCCCGATCGCCTACACATTCG ACAGAGTTTTTGGAGGTGAGTGCAACTCAAAGCAAGTGTATGAGGAGGCAGCCAGAGAAGTAGCTCTCTCAGTTGTAAGTGGTATCAACT CAACTATATTTGCTTATGGACAAACAAGCAGTGGGAAGACATACACAATGACCGGAATAACAGAATACACTGTGGTGGATATATTTGATTACATGCAAGCG CACGAGGAGAGAGCGTTTGTCTTGAAATTTTCAGCCATAGAGATTTACAATGAAGCAGTGAAGGATCTACTCAGCAATGATAATACTCCTCTTCGGCTTCTAGATGATCCAGAG AGAGGGACTATTGTGGAGAAACTAACTGAGGTAACCTTGCGAGACTGGAGCCACCTTAAGGAGCTGCTTTTAGTTTGTGCAG CTCAAAGAAAGATAGGGGAGACGTTGTTAAATGAAATGAGCTCTAGATCTCATCAAATTATTAAGCTG ACTATTGAAAGTTCAGCTCGTGAATTTCTGGGCAAGGGCAAGTCAAGCTCTCTTGTGGCAAGTGTG AATTTTGTTGATCTGGCAGGAAGCGAGCGTGCATCACAAGCGTTATCTGCAGGTAGTAGACTAAAGGAAGGTTGCCACATAAATCGAAGTCTGCTTACACTTGGAACTGTTATTCGGAAGCTAAG CAAGGGAAGACATGGGCATGTTCCATATCGAGATTCAAAATTAACCCGCATATTACAGCCTTCTTTAGGTGGCAATGCACGAACTGCTATTATTTGTACAATGTGCCCTGCAAGAAGCCATCTTGAGCAGTCCAGGAATACACTGTTATTCGCAAGCTGTGCAAAAGAAGTGGTGACAAATGCTCGTGTCAATGTTGTCATGTCTGACAAGGCACTAGTTAAGCATTTGCAAAAGGAGCTTGCTCGATTGGAGAGTGAATTAGGAAATCCAGGATCAGCTTCTGGTACATCCCATCTTGAAGCTTTACTGAGGGGAAAAGATGCTCAAATCAAAAAG ATGGAGAAAGAGATCAAGGAGCTGATACGACAACGAGATCTGGCTCAATCTCAACTCAAGAATTTCCTTCGAATTGCAGTTGATGATCGTGCTTCAAGACAATGG GATGAATCCAGCCAGGTCTCAACATCCCGTGTCACAACTAGTGAATATGATGATGTAGTTTCAGTATCTGCCACATCAGGTTTTCCTTATCGCGGTCTCAATTTTGGCTTTACAAAGTTTGACAAATCAATGGGAACTGAAGATTGGAATGAGCTTCACTCCCTACGCTCTGGAAAACTAAGTGAAAATGATGCATTCTCTCCCAGTCACTCAATCAGTAGTTCTAATTTCATCCGTTTGATCCCGCGACGTAGTGAAAATAACACTCATGAAGCAGTTGACACTGTCGAGGATCACTGCAAGGATGTCCAATGCATTGAAATTGCTGAGTCGAGCACAAGTGGAAGAAAAGAACTCGGCATCTCATTAAACGAAAGGACTGAAAGTCAGCTTTCCACCACTCCAAACCAAGAACACAATGCCACAAGACCTCTAAGTGTTGATTCTCCGGCTATTACATTGGAACAGCAACTCCAGAACGTCAGGAAGAGGATTGATGATCTTGTCAGACCTTATCATGATGAAATGTCTTCAGTATCCTCGACAGTTGAATTGTCTAAATCACAGAGCTCAGCTTTAACCAAAAGCAGAAGTTGTAGAACTTCTATGAATAGTGTTTCATCCCCTTGGTTTCAAGATGCTGGACATACTGACAATAACACACCACCTAACAGCTTTCTAAGAAACTTTCCTGGAAGACCTGACCAGTTGCAAAGAAGACATGTTGCATTGAACTGCGATATTGACAGTGAAACACTTTTAG GGCTGAAGGAGATGGCTCAAGTTCAGTATGATAAGCAGTGTGGAAATAGTCAG ATAGACAACGGAGATGTCGAAGTAGGTGGTATGAGAAAGGATGCAGGTGTGCATCCAATGTTAGATCTCCCAGAATCATCCCCTTCGCGATGGCCAGCGGAATTTGAGAAAAAGCAGCAGGAAATAATTGAGCTTTGGCATGAATGCAATGTTTCCTTAGTCCATAGAGCCTGCTTTTTCTTGCTCTTCAGAGGTGATCCCGCAGACTCTTTCTACATGGAAGTCGAGCTTAGGAGGTTATCCTTTCTAAAAAATACCTCTCAAAAAAATCTGGATAAAACACCATCACAAGACAGTCTACATATCTCTCAAACATCAAG TTCGAGAAAGCTGCAACGCGAACGGGAGATGCTGTGCAAGCAAATGCACAAGAGGCTATCGACAGAGGAAAGACGGGAACTCTACACCAAATGGGGAATAGCATTGGATTCCAAGCAGAGGAAACTGCAAGTTGCTCGTCGTCTATGGACTGAAACCAACGACATTGAACACGTCAGAGAGAGTGCGTCGCTCGTTGCGAAGCTTATCGGTCTCCTCAAGCCAGAGCAGGCTCTTAGGGAGATGTTTGGTCTCAGCTTCACTCCTCAGCTAACTAATCGCCGGCTTTTCGGTTGGAAACACGGGCTAACTTCACTCAAGCAATGA
- the LOC120279108 gene encoding kinesin-like protein KIN-7F isoform X2, giving the protein MEDAVSDGGVIGVDVGGGGGKERILVSVRLRPLNEKEIARNDLCDWECINDTSIIFRNSLRERSGFPIAYTFDRVFGGECNSKQVYEEAAREVALSVVSGINSTIFAYGQTSSGKTYTMTGITEYTVVDIFDYMQAHEERAFVLKFSAIEIYNEAVKDLLSNDNTPLRLLDDPERGTIVEKLTEVTLRDWSHLKELLLVCAAQRKIGETLLNEMSSRSHQIIKLTIESSAREFLGKGKSSSLVASVNFVDLAGSERASQALSAGSRLKEGCHINRSLLTLGTVIRKLSKGRHGHVPYRDSKLTRILQPSLGGNARTAIICTMCPARSHLEQSRNTLLFASCAKEVVTNARVNVVMSDKALVKHLQKELARLESELGNPGSASGTSHLEALLRGKDAQIKKMEKEIKELIRQRDLAQSQLKNFLRIAVDDRASRQWDESSQVSTSRVTTSEYDDVVSVSATSGFPYRGLNFGFTKFDKSMGTEDWNELHSLRSGKLSENDAFSPSHSISSSNFIRLIPRRSENNTHEAVDTVEDHCKDVQCIEIAESSTSGRKELGISLNERTESQLSTTPNQEHNATRPLSVDSPAITLEQQLQNVRKRIDDLVRPYHDEMSSVSSTVELSKSQSSALTKSRSCRTSMNSVSSPWFQDAGHTDNNTPPNSFLRNFPGRPDQLQRRHVALNCDIDSETLLGLKEMAQVQYDKQCGNSQD; this is encoded by the exons ATGGAGGATGCGGTGAGTGATGGAGGGGTTATTGGTGTTGATGTTGGTGGTGGCGGTGGGAAAGAGAGGATTTTGGTTTCAGTGAGGTTGAGGCCTTTGAATGAGAAGGAGATTGCTAGGAATGACCTTTGTGACTGGGAGTGCATCAATGATACTTCCATCATTTTCCGAAACAGTTTGCGGGAGCGGTCTGGGTTCCCGATCGCCTACACATTCG ACAGAGTTTTTGGAGGTGAGTGCAACTCAAAGCAAGTGTATGAGGAGGCAGCCAGAGAAGTAGCTCTCTCAGTTGTAAGTGGTATCAACT CAACTATATTTGCTTATGGACAAACAAGCAGTGGGAAGACATACACAATGACCGGAATAACAGAATACACTGTGGTGGATATATTTGATTACATGCAAGCG CACGAGGAGAGAGCGTTTGTCTTGAAATTTTCAGCCATAGAGATTTACAATGAAGCAGTGAAGGATCTACTCAGCAATGATAATACTCCTCTTCGGCTTCTAGATGATCCAGAG AGAGGGACTATTGTGGAGAAACTAACTGAGGTAACCTTGCGAGACTGGAGCCACCTTAAGGAGCTGCTTTTAGTTTGTGCAG CTCAAAGAAAGATAGGGGAGACGTTGTTAAATGAAATGAGCTCTAGATCTCATCAAATTATTAAGCTG ACTATTGAAAGTTCAGCTCGTGAATTTCTGGGCAAGGGCAAGTCAAGCTCTCTTGTGGCAAGTGTG AATTTTGTTGATCTGGCAGGAAGCGAGCGTGCATCACAAGCGTTATCTGCAGGTAGTAGACTAAAGGAAGGTTGCCACATAAATCGAAGTCTGCTTACACTTGGAACTGTTATTCGGAAGCTAAG CAAGGGAAGACATGGGCATGTTCCATATCGAGATTCAAAATTAACCCGCATATTACAGCCTTCTTTAGGTGGCAATGCACGAACTGCTATTATTTGTACAATGTGCCCTGCAAGAAGCCATCTTGAGCAGTCCAGGAATACACTGTTATTCGCAAGCTGTGCAAAAGAAGTGGTGACAAATGCTCGTGTCAATGTTGTCATGTCTGACAAGGCACTAGTTAAGCATTTGCAAAAGGAGCTTGCTCGATTGGAGAGTGAATTAGGAAATCCAGGATCAGCTTCTGGTACATCCCATCTTGAAGCTTTACTGAGGGGAAAAGATGCTCAAATCAAAAAG ATGGAGAAAGAGATCAAGGAGCTGATACGACAACGAGATCTGGCTCAATCTCAACTCAAGAATTTCCTTCGAATTGCAGTTGATGATCGTGCTTCAAGACAATGG GATGAATCCAGCCAGGTCTCAACATCCCGTGTCACAACTAGTGAATATGATGATGTAGTTTCAGTATCTGCCACATCAGGTTTTCCTTATCGCGGTCTCAATTTTGGCTTTACAAAGTTTGACAAATCAATGGGAACTGAAGATTGGAATGAGCTTCACTCCCTACGCTCTGGAAAACTAAGTGAAAATGATGCATTCTCTCCCAGTCACTCAATCAGTAGTTCTAATTTCATCCGTTTGATCCCGCGACGTAGTGAAAATAACACTCATGAAGCAGTTGACACTGTCGAGGATCACTGCAAGGATGTCCAATGCATTGAAATTGCTGAGTCGAGCACAAGTGGAAGAAAAGAACTCGGCATCTCATTAAACGAAAGGACTGAAAGTCAGCTTTCCACCACTCCAAACCAAGAACACAATGCCACAAGACCTCTAAGTGTTGATTCTCCGGCTATTACATTGGAACAGCAACTCCAGAACGTCAGGAAGAGGATTGATGATCTTGTCAGACCTTATCATGATGAAATGTCTTCAGTATCCTCGACAGTTGAATTGTCTAAATCACAGAGCTCAGCTTTAACCAAAAGCAGAAGTTGTAGAACTTCTATGAATAGTGTTTCATCCCCTTGGTTTCAAGATGCTGGACATACTGACAATAACACACCACCTAACAGCTTTCTAAGAAACTTTCCTGGAAGACCTGACCAGTTGCAAAGAAGACATGTTGCATTGAACTGCGATATTGACAGTGAAACACTTTTAG GGCTGAAGGAGATGGCTCAAGTTCAGTATGATAAGCAGTGTGGAAATAGTCAG GACTAA